The Chiloscyllium plagiosum isolate BGI_BamShark_2017 chromosome 19, ASM401019v2, whole genome shotgun sequence genome contains the following window.
TACAAAGAAAAAGTgagcaattttattttctgaaaaacTGTAATCACAACCTTCATTAAAACCACTCGGCAAAAGAGAAAAATAGACAAATGAGATTTGTTTAAAAAGCAAAGGTTGGCGCAGTATTAATGTTTCGCCGCTAGTGGCCACTGGTACTTTTAGTAAAGACTATGACCGTCTTCGCAACCAAGGGCAGAAAGCTGTCCAACAATGTATTCCTTTTAACTTGTTCCTTAAAGCTGTGATTAGATTCTGGCTACCCGATGTGAGATTCATTGTGGATTCAACTTCACAGTATGAGATATAACTGTTTGTACGGATTAATGAAGAAACTACAAGCTAATATTTCTCAGTACCAACCGTTTAAAACCCTAGATTTATTATAAAAAGAAATCGAGCAGCCGGTGTAGTTCAAATAGAAGAAAGTATTTGCATGATGAGTATAATGTTCATACGGAAGGGTATCAATTCTCAGTTTAAGTGGTTGAAACGGGTTCCCTCTTTCAGTTTTAGGACAAATTAATGATCATGCTATAAAGTGATCTATTATAATTATTAATTCAAGCCATTTCGTATAAGCTGACTCTAGCCGTGTGTTCATTGTACATGTGTTTTCTATCCCGCGTCACCTGGCTGAAGAGTTTCATAGTGACCCCTGTTTTTCCGGCACCGTGCTGCTATCCATAGGAGAGTACAAAAACAGGTTAATGTGATTACTGAGATCATCGACAAGGGAGTCAACAAAATCTTTGGGCCCAGCTGCAATCGTGAAGGAGTCGTGGTGTTAGCAATGGTCTGGTTCTTGTCAGAGGTCCCTTTCGTGGTGTTCCCCTGGTTCAGAGGGAGGATGTTGGAAGTCGGTGTAACGTCGGCAAATCCTTCGGTGTAGTAGTCGGCAGCTGGGAAGTGAGAGAGCCGGGCCATGCTTTGCCTCGTGATGCTAACGGCCACGTCGCCTTCAATTAAGGCTGGAGCCTCCGACGGCGCAGGCGAGTAGGTTCGGCTGCTATTTGCACCATTGGTAATATTTGCAGAATCGTTGCTGGACACTAGGTTGAAAATGGAAGGAAGAGGTGTCTGTGGTGGAAGTGACACAGACTTGTACCAGTTGTAAGTGGGAAGAGTGGCTTGTGAGAGAAGGGAAACGTACCTGTTGTAGTGGCGTTGTTTGTCCAAACCCAGATATTCTGAATTATTAAATCTTGACGTGTTGGTTGGCTCTCTGCTTTTACTCCGATTTCCAAAAATGAGTAAATCTGGATCCTCTCCTGCGGACGAATTAGGTAAAAAGTTGAGGCCACGAAATTgaaacaaaacatcaaaatttaACTACCAGTTTAAAACTGACAGTGAAAAATATACCATCCGTTTTCTACtgttaaaatcttaccaatgctTCACTCGCTGAAGTAGGAATTTGAATTTATCCAGCATCACTTACATTCTAGAACCTCTTCAAAGCACATTGCTGAGTGAATTACTCTGAAATAAAGCCGCACTTATGTTGATAGTTTACACCGCCATATCCCACGAACAGCAGTGAGATCAACTGATAGCAAATCTATTTCGGGATATGTTTGTTGAAGTATGAATGATGGCGATTTGCAGCTAGATTACGCTGAAATAACTGCTTCATTACTGGTTTTCAGGTCAAAATTAAACACTTGCAATAACAAAAATAATTGCATGAATATCATTAATTCATTCGCTTTTGAATGTCATGACGTGGTGTGTTTACCTTTTCTCACATTAAAGAGTATAAAATCAATCTTCCTTCTCATTATGCAGCTCTCCTGACTTGGGCAGTTGAGGTGAAAACAGTTGGAACGGCTCTGATCTTGAATAAATTTGAAAACGGCTACATTACAAGTATCTGTAACAATAAATGGAAAGCAAAGACGAATTAGCTCGAAAAGTTATTCAAATATGGTGTCtcagagttggggggggggggggggaggggcgaaGAGGGAGGGTCCCATACAAGGTCTCATACCCATTGATTAGACATATACAGGGAGACTCGAAGCATTCTTTTGCCGAGCAGAAGACTACATTATCTGAATTGGAGAATGCAGAACGAGCGGTGCATATCTGCAGAGGAGGAATACAAAGTACATACGAGCTTTAGGACCATGTTGTGCAGAAGCAATAAGCAGCACAGTTATTGTTACTAGTTGAATGAAAGAATGTAGAGTGGCATCTAGCGTGCAGCAGGAAGGTCGTAGCAACACCTGGGTTGGGCTGGACTGCAGGAACACAACCATCATTGTATTGAATGGGAACAAGGTTCAGTTTCATGAAATTTAAGCTTCAGTCAAAATGTCAGTTTTATCGATCAACAATGCTCTTAATTCTTTTAGTCAAATCTGTTTTTCAATGCAAATTCCAGCCTCGTTTTATATTAGCTTTAGGAATCCTTAAAGGTGGAATCGAAACggtttgcttaaaaaaaatcaaacctccTGCAATTAAAATGTTACAGCTGGGGCGTTGTTTTGATTGAGCGGCGAAAGCTCGTTAGGGAGGCCAATATTAATCGTCGTTGTGATCAGTGTTTTTTTATGTCAGTGGGTTAGTCATTTGAGACCTTAATAATAACCGGCTTATCTCGAAAATGATTCGATTTTTTTCTGTATCCCCAGTTCAGTCATTTGCCTCCAATGCACGTTGAGTGATTACAGGCGACAAGTAACAATTGTGTTATTCATAGTGAATATAGTTAAATTGAATTTGGGTGATTAATTAATCGTGAAAAATGATCCTGGTGTAATTTACTGCAAATTCCGACCGCCTGCCGTTCTGAGGGCAGATTGGAGACTGTGAAAACTCACCATTCTGTCTTAGACAGCAAGTCCTGATGCACTGCCAAGCTGTCTTCGCATTGTAATCATTGACCAAATGGGCGCCTCTGCTCCTGGACAGAGGCACGTCTATAAGTACCCCAGGAAGACGATGCATCCAGCAGTTTCTATAAAATACTGTAGGCGAACACCGAGAAGCTGATTTCTGGAAAATAGGAAAGAACATCAGCAAGGACAAGGTGAGAATCATAGTTTCAGATCTGGTGGGGGCGACCGACCTTCAATGTCCGCGCTCTTGCAACAAGATGCTTATTAAGGCGAGGTATTGCTCCGGTGCCAGTATCGACCATGTCCACTTTGGCATTGCTTCAAGATTTTTAATGACAATAGGGAAGGTGGAAGTGGCTGCGTCCTGACATTTTGGATAGG
Protein-coding sequences here:
- the LOC122559656 gene encoding MANSC domain-containing protein 4-like isoform X3 — its product is MVDTGTGAIPRLNKHLVARARTLKKSASRCSPTVFYRNCWMHRLPGVLIDVPLSRSRGAHLVNDYNAKTAWQCIRTCCLRQNDTCNVAVFKFIQDQSRSNCFHLNCPSQESCIMRRKIDFILFNVRKGEDPDLLIFGNRSKSREPTNTSRFNNSEYLGLDKQRHYNR
- the LOC122559656 gene encoding MANSC domain-containing protein 4-like isoform X2, yielding MVDTGTGAIPRLNKHLVARARTLKKSASRCSPTVFYRNCWMHRLPGVLIDVPLSRSRGAHLVNDYNAKTAWQCIRTCCLRQNDTCNVAVFKFIQDQSRSNCFHLNCPSQESCIMRRKIDFILFNVRKGEDPDLLIFGNRSKSREPTNTSRFNNSEYLGLDKQRHYNSVQQRFCKYYQWCK
- the LOC122559656 gene encoding MANSC domain-containing protein 4-like isoform X1, with translation MVDTGTGAIPRLNKHLVARARTLKKSASRCSPTVFYRNCWMHRLPGVLIDVPLSRSRGAHLVNDYNAKTAWQCIRTCCLRQNDTCNVAVFKFIQDQSRSNCFHLNCPSQESCIMRRKIDFILFNVRKGEDPDLLIFGNRSKSREPTNTSRFNNSEYLGLDKQRHYNRYVSLLSQATLPTYNWYKSVSLPPQTPLPSIFNLVSSNDSANITNGANSSRTYSPAPSEAPALIEGDVAVSITRQSMARLSHFPAADYYTEGFADVTPTSNILPLNQGNTTKGTSDKNQTIANTTTPSRLQLGPKILLTPLSMISVITLTCFCTLLWIAARCRKNRGHYETLQPGDAG